The genome window ttcagacttaaatataaataaaatggaaataatgtaagttatttattctttctctgcagactggtaccaaatggcccacgaactggtaccggtccgtggcccaggggttggggaccactgctttatagtgaACTGGTAAACATAAGTAAACGTTCCCCTAAGTTCTGTGAGCTGTGTTAGCCAATTAACCAAACCCAAAGACGGGAACTTCCAATTTATAGCAGGTCAGCGCATAGGTGACAACTTGACTTGCAACCAGTATCTGAAGGCGGGACAGTTTTATGGGACTGAGCCCTTAGCCTGTGGGATATGACACTATCTCCAGGTACACAGTATCAAAATTGAGTTCATTTCGTAGAGCACCTGGTCAGCTGCCACTGAAATTGGAGAAGTGCTTGGGAGTGTTGGAAAAGACATACTGGAGTTTTTAAGAAAGAGCACGCTGGCTGTAGGGAAGAGTCAAGACAGGAAGCTAGCTAACCAGTCAGAGGCTGGTGTAACAGTCCAGGTGTGAAATGATGATGACCTGGACCAGGACACTACTGGAAGTGATGGACTCAAGAGACAGTAGGATGTAGACTCAGCAAGACTTAGTAGCAGACAAGaaagggctggggcagagggggaaATGGACAAGGATTGGTCCTTGCAGGCTCTGGGTCTGGCAAGGTAACCTTCCTCCTGGACAGGGAACCTTTCAACCTCTCGCCTTCTTCTACCTCATCCACCTTAACTGCCCAACAGATACCCATCCTAAAAGCACCTCCTTTAATGCTCCTTTCCTCTAGAGCTAAGCCATCTTCTCCTTCTTTGTAGCCAAGACATTACTCACCACTTATGGCATAAATCTCACACACTTCTTTGTTATAGGCTCTAAGGACATAAGATAAATCAGAGCCAGGAGCAGCCTTGGATAACTCAAGTTCAGGTCTTGGCCTTAAGTGCTGACCCGGACCTCTCCCTCCTTAGTGTACTAGGCTCCCTGCCTCCACCCTATCCCCATCTCTTAGGCCTGCAGGACTATTTGAACTGGTCCCACCCAGAGACATCACTCCCTCCTGATGCAGACCttccaccacactcttatctatTCTGTCCTTGTCCCCTGTGGTGGGACAGCACTAGCTAGTGTGAGAAGGGAGGGATCAGAGACTAAAATGTACCCCCAGATCAGCAGTGAGAGTACGCATGTGCCTCCTCCAGTCTGAGCTTAGTTTCCAGCTCAAAAGTGATGAGGCTTGGGGGGTGTGGGAGGTGTCTTACTCTTCCTGTCCTATCTTGTCTCACCCCTTACATCTGGCCAACTCTTATTCACCTTTTGATTCTCGGAATTTCCAGATCACTTCTTCAGAGAAGGCTTTAATGGCCAACTCTACCCTGACTCAATGTATTCACATACAGTTAGGTCTCCATGATATaaccatcaattcttttttttttttttagatttttatttattcatttttcagagagagagagagaggagagagagagagaaagagaaggtgggagggccaggaagcatcaactcccatacatgccttgaccaggcaagcccaaggtttcaaaccagcaacctcaacattccaggtcaacattttatccactgcgccaccacaggtgaggctaaCCATCAATTCTTTAACTAAATATCTTTGTCCCCTTCTAAGAATGCAAGATCCAGGTGGGGCAGGGACTGTGTGTGTTCTCTGCTGCTGCATTTGCAGCACTAGTATAGCAACCAGCACAtagcaaacatttaagaaatgaatgaattcctCAGCTCAAGCTCAGACCAGAACTGGACCAGAACACCCCCATCTGGATGCCACACAGCCATGTTAAATGCAACACGTACAAAAGTGAAGTAGTCAACTTATACCTAGCCCCGCTCCCGAATGGCAACACCACCTACCCGGAGCACCAAGTCCTGCTACTCCtgatccctccttccctcttgacaTCTGATGGCTCATCAAAACCTGCCATAGTTGCTTCCTTAATGTCTCTAGAAcctgtcgcgacccacaggttgagaaccgttgcTCTAGAATCTATCTGCTGGTGCCCTAGGTTGGTCTTGAACATCTCTCTGCTATATCATAGTAGCACTAAGTAATTTTAGAATCTGAATCTAGTGGGGGAGAGAaactaaaacaatataaaataaactagCGATTCTGGTAAAGTATGAAGTGTTATAACAAAAGGTTGAGGCACTCAGAGGAGAATGGGATTAATATCCTGCCTGAAGGTAATGAAGAGCAGTTTTCATAGAAGAGCTGACATCACTCCCTCCTGATGCAGACCTTCCACTATGCCCTCCCGTGTCCTGCCCTGGTCCCCAGTGGTGTGACAGCATTTGCTAGTATGAGAAGGGAGAAGTAGCAAGCGTTTGGAAGGGGGCTACACCAGGCCCTCCCTCTGAAACAGTGGATAAGTATAGCCTCTCACTGGAGACTAAATGGCACATGTCACGTGCATGTGAGCACCTTTGTGTATACACACCAGGGAAAATTTCTTAAATCTGAATGTTTCTGCCAGAAAGCATCCCTGACATAAGGAGCAGGAAAAGAGACAGTGGAGGGAGTGACTGAGTAGGGCCTTAGCACCACCCCCATTCCCTTTGTCTAACCCCACCCCATGCTCTCCCCTCTCCAGGCTGTGTCCAAATATCTCCCTATGCTGAATGGGGCCTCTCCCGTCCTCTGCTCCCAGGAATAGTGTGGAAATACAGGACTGGGAATATGGTCATGGAAGAGTTACTGGCACTTTCAGCCTACTAAGGGGAAAGCATGGGCCAGGGAGGATCTGACATTGAGGTGACAGACCTTTGGCAGAGCCGAATCTATGACAGGGTACTCAGGCTGGGTCGGGAAAATGTTTAAGTTTATAGGTGATGTGAAGTAAGGATCTTCAGGGAAAAGTTTTGCTACCTGATAAAATGTTCCTAAGAACTGAAGTTCAGGGTAATTAGAAACAATCCTGTACAGGATAAACTCAGTGTGACCTCAGCTACTTGGCTCCTAATAGTAATCTACCTACAGCTCCTCTGGGACCCTTCCAGTTCCCTGAACCAACTCCCACCAGCTCTCTCCCACCTCCTGGCTTTTGTTGACAGCTTCCACCTGGACAATGACATTTTTACCTAACATTAGAAGGTTCACTAGGTGTCAGGCACCAAACACTGTGTCATGTAATGCTCCCAGCAGCCCAATGAGGTATTCTTTTCCTAATTTTACACATGAGCTAACTGAAACTTGGAGAGGTCACATGACTTGTGAgttaagtggcagagctaggattcaaGCCCAGGTGTCTGGTTTCAGAGCCTGACTTTTAACTGCTCCTCCGTATCTACCACACTGGGCTCTGCAGTGCAAACGCCACTAGGCTCTCGGTTAACTACAGGAATagacagaaaaaaacacatttactgGCTCTAAGGAGCCTGAAGTGCTGCAGAGGCCGTGTCCACCAGGTGTGTGAGGGGCTGGGAGGACCAGGGACAGGACCACCTGTGAGGGCGCATGGCAATCTAGCCACCCAAGACACTCCTTTTCACAAAGTCTCCCCATTCGACTGTCTAGGCAACCGGATGTTTGCAGAGACAGCTGCAAACATGGTACGTTCTGGAGCCAGGAAGGTATGTTGGAAGATATCAGGGGAGAGCAGAGCCTGTACCCTGACCATATGGTGGTGAAAACAAGGAGAAAGTAAGCCAGCCAGGTAGTGATTCAAGTGGAGGGTGAGGAAAGGAAGAATGAGCCCGATATTTGGGGTCCAGGAGCTGGTCTGGGTTGAGCCACGGTTTGGGAGGTAGAGGCTGCCAGCACAATGAAGCCTGGTGCCTGAGAACGTGGTTACCACTGTGGCCAGCGGTGGTGAGGGTGCAAGTGGGTGAGTGCAGAGTGGTGCTACAATTTACTGCTCTTTAAGGAATGCTACTAAGCGTAGGGTTTCATCTTTCAGGAGGTGACcgacattgtttttttttcaggaggCTGTAGCTGGAGGACCTTTATTTTGGTGTTGGGGAAGCTGGACAGGCGCTTACCTGAATACATTGGTTGTTGCTGTCTGCTACCACTATGCGGCCACTGCTAGCTGCGGACACACCCTGTAAATTAGTGAATTCGCCCTTCTCCCTTCCACGGCTGCCTGTGGGAAAGGGGTAGGGGGGAAACAAAAGAATTCACTAGTAGGTCATTTTGAAACTTTCTGCTCTCTGTGCCCCGCCCCCTGCCTGGCTCTGCAACCCGCAGGCCCATACCAACTCGGAACACGAGCTCGTCTTCAATGGGGTTGTCCTTCCGCTTGCCGCCTGTGCTGTACATGGAGCTGGGCCTCCGAACTGCTTTCTGGCGCACGTGGCTGCCTGGGCCGCCTGGGGACTTAACACGGCGCTTGACGTCGTCTGGGGAAGGCGGCAGGTCCCCAGGACGCAGGGCACGCACGCGGAAGGGGCTACCACGCACCGGCTGGCCATAGAGCAGCACTGAGAGTAGCAGCTCCCCTTCACAGCGCGCTGTGTACACCAGCTCGTACGTGCCATTCTTGTGGTCCACCACTGGCACAGGAAGGCGTGTGCCATCGGGGCCCGTGAGCTCAGCTCGCAGCTCTGCGCTGCCAGTGCGCACCAGCCGCCCATCCTTGTCTTTGGTAGTGACAGTGAGTGAGGCGGGCTGGCCCACCAGTGCCTGGCGCAGGCCCTCACCCGTGGCCACCGTCTCGTGTGCAGTGGCACTCGTCGTGAGCAGTGCACCCAGATTGAGCACCGATCGCCGCAGCCCATCGACCTCGAGGACCAGTTCCAGCTGCGCGTTCTCGTGTGGCCGCTCCGGGAAGGCCTGTGCCGCCAACGCTGCCAGCCGCTCTCGCATGTGCTTGCGCACCAGCAACACCTCCGGGGCCGAGCCCAGGCGCAGGGCCTGCTCCGCAAAGCTGCAGCTACTGCCAATGTGTTCCTGACCCTGGCGCAGCGTGTCTAGCTGGGTCTGTAACACCTGAGAAGGGGTTTGAGGTGGGTTGGGTGAGAAGGCTGGCAcagtgggggggggtgtctctgtgATTCCTGATGAACTTGTGGTACTATAGCATCAAAGAAATATGAGAGGGACTGTGACGGGGGACACATGCTCACAGCACTGGGAAGGCCATATCAGGGGGCAGAATATATATACTAGGGAAGAGTGTGTGCAAACATGTCAAGCAGGAATACATGGAGGCAGGAAGACCGTCTCATGACGAACAATAGTAGGGAAGGGTAAACAGACGCACCTTCTGCTTCGCCCCACAAATTGCCTCCAGGTCGCTGACCAGAGCTTGCTTGCGCTGCTGCAGCGCTTGCTCCAAGTCCTCGAAGGCTGTGCTGATctgggccagggcctctgccttgcgctcctgcagctgctggctgaTGCCCCCCACTAAGGCGATAGCTGCAGACAGCTGTGGCAGTCTGGGGAGGGGAAAGACCTCGTACCAGCGTGGCTTAAGGTGCTCTTATCAGACCATTCCTTCTCCCTACTACTGCTCGTCCCCCAGGAGTTCCCCTACCTGAGGCCTCCCTGCCCTAAGAATTTTATTACTACTCTCCCTAGGGTCCCTCCTCTGCCCCCGCTGAGACACCATCTCAGATGGTCCCACCAGCCCCGGTTCCCACCAGGCGCCTACCGGCCGCGTACTGCCTCGAGCTGGCGCTGCAGAGCGGCCTTGTGCTGCTCCACCACATCACGCAGCAGCACCGTGCCGTGCTCTCGGTGCTCCCCTGCGCGACACTCGCCACACATGGCCGTCTCACAGGCCTCACAGTAAAACTCCATCGTCTGGCAGCATAAAGACTCTAGTGAGGCAACGGCTAGACACCgagcttctttcccccttcccccccctttGTCCTCCTTGCCCCTCACCTTCCAGGTGTGCCCCCTGCCTGGACCATTTATCCAGAGAAACACTCTTGCCCACAGCCACTCGGCCCCCTCCCGCAACCTCTCCCGCCCCTCCACCCCAAGTCCTGGCCTCACTGGGCCTGCTTGGGCCCACCTTGCCTTCATGGTTGGGGCAGGAGAGGGGGCGGCCAGCCACTGCGCTGAGGGGGTGGGGGTCCTCGGGGTCGTGGGCCCCATCGGGTGCCTGCTGCATGGCCTCCATGAGGCTGCTGATGAAGAAGTTATTCTGCAGTGCTGAGACACCCTGCTCCGGGAGGATGGATGTCTGCCGGCACACTGGACAGGACAGCGTCAGGCTCTGGGCGGGGATGTAGTTCTGGAGGCATCTagccagggagagaaggagggcgtGGGGCAGTGTCAGCGTACCCCCCTCACACTTCCCATGGATGCTGTGCTCATCCCTCTCCTCACAGGGGTGCCCTTATACTTCATTTGAAACTTCTCTGGTTGGGACACAACTCTTGTCCTGCCAGCAGGTATTAAAGGCCTCATCTCACAACTGGGTAGAAAGACATCCCTGACATCTCTCAGAAGAGCTGACATATCCACATTCCTCACAGTGTGCACAAACACAGGCTCACCTTTCACAGGTATTTCTAAACCCTTACAGAAAAACATGCAGTTAGCCCTTCCTTCACTAACTCATTAAACACTTACTGGCACCTACTCTTGTCATATTTGTGCCAGGCTGAAGGTATGCAAAGATAAAGCACAGTGTGCCCCTCCAAAATACTTTGTCTACTGAGAAGAGGGGTGTTTGTAGAAGTCGAGAAATAGGGAGTTTATAAAAGTAGACAAATAATGATTAGTGGATCCTGCAGACAGGCTGCCTGGCTTCAATTCCCAGGTCAGTCACCTATCATACCGTGACTCCTGCCAACTTACTTAACTTTGATAAGCCAAGGATTCTCCCTTTCTAAGATGGAGACAGTACAGACTTCACAGGGTGCTGGAGGGTTAAATACAAAGGGCTTACATTCCTAACTCACAGAAAGCACTAACCATTGTAGCTATAAGTATCTGCCTGACTCACAGAGAGCACTATATACATATTATAGGCTATCACTTATCATTAATAAAAGGAATATGGTAGAGGCACTGATAAGGAAATGCAGAGGGGCATCTGGCCCATGGTGGGTGGAAGGGTGGAAAGGGTAGCTAGGAAAGGCTTCAGAGGAGGTGATGTAAGCTAACCTTTCATGGATAAATAATGTTAGCCTGACCAAAGAAAGATGAAGGGAGAGGAGAATGGGTGTTCCTGACATAGGGGTCCAGAAACAGCATAGTGTAGGTAGGGAATTAGAAAcagcttgagcctgaccaggcggtggccagtggatagagcgtcggactgggatgcagaagacccaggtttgagaccccgaggtcgccagcttaagtgcgggctcatctgggttgagcaaaaaaagctcaccagctcggacctaaggcccctgagcaaggggttactcaatctgctgaaggcctacggtcaaggcacatatgagaaagcaatcaatgaacaactatggtgtcgcaacgagaaactgatgattgatgcttcccatctctctccgttcctgtctgtctgtccctgtctatccctctctctgactctctctctgtctctgaaaaaaaaaaaaagaaacagcttgaAATGGCTGGAGACCAAGTCCAAGATGAGGAACGGTTAACAGGAGTATGGAGAGAGGTAGGGGCAGTTTATAGAGAGCCTGTGGGCCATACCAAGGAGCTTAGAAGCCACTGCAACCGCAAAAGGGAGCCACTGGAGCATTGGAGGGCTAGGTTTATGTTTTATCAAGCTCTTCTTCACTGCCTCTCGGGGAGGGTGAATGTGAATGTGACCAGACAGCAGACAAGGGATGGGATCATCATTGGCATTATCCaatcaccatttattgagcactgtaCTTTTACACTTTGTTTATGTAAACAGACTCAGAAGGGGTAAGTGGTCCAAGGTAACAAACTAGTGAGCACTGGAGCCTGGGTCCAAATACAAAGCAAAGCATATGCTTAACCAAGATACTCTTATAATAGTTTaggcaacagcctgacctgtggtggcacagtggagaaagtgttgacctggaacgctgaggtcactggttcaaaaccctggcttgcctggtcaaggcacatatgggagttgatgcgtcttgctcttcctcctttctctctctctctctctcactctctctcctctctaaaataaataaataaataaaaatttatagtcttctttaaaaaaaaatagtttaggcAAAAGATGAAAAGACCTGGATTTAGGCAGTAACAATATAGACAGACTAAGGTGGAACAAATTTGAGAAGTATTTAAGAAGTACAGCCAGGAGGAGGTATTGTCTTATTAGCTATGAAGAGTGAGAGATGAGTCTTGGTTGACTCCTAGCTTACATCACTGAGTGGATGGTGGTGGCATTCACTATAATGAGAAACACAGAAAGAGGAGTGATTTATAGGGAAGTTCAGATTGATCTGGCTGAGTTTACTGTAACAGAAGACATCCAGGTAGAAGGGACCTGTAGAGAGCTGGGGAGAAGGCAGGTTAGAGATATAGATGAGGCTGCCATTAACATTTAGATGGCCTCTGTGGCAATGGGAGAGGATTCAATTAGCC of Saccopteryx bilineata isolate mSacBil1 chromosome 1, mSacBil1_pri_phased_curated, whole genome shotgun sequence contains these proteins:
- the TRIM3 gene encoding tripartite motif-containing protein 3 isoform X2 — encoded protein: MGPTTPRTPTPSAQWLAAPSPAPTMKTMEFYCEACETAMCGECRAGEHREHGTVLLRDVVEQHKAALQRQLEAVRGRLPQLSAAIALVGGISQQLQERKAEALAQISTAFEDLEQALQQRKQALVSDLEAICGAKQKVLQTQLDTLRQGQEHIGSSCSFAEQALRLGSAPEVLLVRKHMRERLAALAAQAFPERPHENAQLELVLEVDGLRRSVLNLGALLTTSATAHETVATGEGLRQALVGQPASLTVTTKDKDGRLVRTGSAELRAELTGPDGTRLPVPVVDHKNGTYELVYTARCEGELLLSVLLYGQPVRGSPFRVRALRPGDLPPSPDDVKRRVKSPGGPGSHVRQKAVRRPSSMYSTGGKRKDNPIEDELVFRVGSRGREKGEFTNLQGVSAASSGRIVVADSNNQCIQVFSNEGQFKFRFGVRGRSPGQLQRPTGVAVDTNGDIIVADYDNRWVSIFSPEGKFKTKIGAGRLMGPKGVAVDRNGHIIVVDNKSCCVFTFQPNGKLVGRFGGRGATDRHFAGPHFVAVNNKNEIVVTDFHNHSVKVYSADGEFLFKFGSHGEGNGQFNAPTGVAVDSNGNIIVADWGNSRIQVFDSSGSFLSYINTSAEPLYGPQGLALTSDGHVVVADAGNHCFKAYRYLQ
- the TRIM3 gene encoding tripartite motif-containing protein 3 isoform X1; the encoded protein is MAKRQDSPGPEVQPMDKQFLVCSICLDRYRCPKVLPCLHTFCERCLQNYIPAQSLTLSCPVCRQTSILPEQGVSALQNNFFISSLMEAMQQAPDGAHDPEDPHPLSAVAGRPLSCPNHEGKTMEFYCEACETAMCGECRAGEHREHGTVLLRDVVEQHKAALQRQLEAVRGRLPQLSAAIALVGGISQQLQERKAEALAQISTAFEDLEQALQQRKQALVSDLEAICGAKQKVLQTQLDTLRQGQEHIGSSCSFAEQALRLGSAPEVLLVRKHMRERLAALAAQAFPERPHENAQLELVLEVDGLRRSVLNLGALLTTSATAHETVATGEGLRQALVGQPASLTVTTKDKDGRLVRTGSAELRAELTGPDGTRLPVPVVDHKNGTYELVYTARCEGELLLSVLLYGQPVRGSPFRVRALRPGDLPPSPDDVKRRVKSPGGPGSHVRQKAVRRPSSMYSTGGKRKDNPIEDELVFRVGSRGREKGEFTNLQGVSAASSGRIVVADSNNQCIQVFSNEGQFKFRFGVRGRSPGQLQRPTGVAVDTNGDIIVADYDNRWVSIFSPEGKFKTKIGAGRLMGPKGVAVDRNGHIIVVDNKSCCVFTFQPNGKLVGRFGGRGATDRHFAGPHFVAVNNKNEIVVTDFHNHSVKVYSADGEFLFKFGSHGEGNGQFNAPTGVAVDSNGNIIVADWGNSRIQVFDSSGSFLSYINTSAEPLYGPQGLALTSDGHVVVADAGNHCFKAYRYLQ